Part of the Sporosarcina sp. FSL K6-2383 genome is shown below.
TCCTTGTGGCAACCATTATTTTAGTTCCGATATTGATAAAATTCGAAGGGTTCCCTTCTATTACCAAGAGAGATTTATTGATCCTGTTTTTACAAGCATTATCTGGTGTATTTTTGTTTAATATTTTCATCTTATATGGACTTAAAATAACCACAGCTATTGAAAGTGGAATTATTACAAGTACGATTCCAGCAGTCACAGGGGTGCTTGCCTTCTTTTTTCTTAAAGAAAAACTGACTAAAAAAGTTATAATAGGAATTTTGCTGGCGGTGTTGGGGACATTAACAATCAATATTTTCGGATCTTTTTCAGTCGTTGAACGTGGAACATCCCCTTTATTTGGGAATATACTTATTTTCGGTGCTGTTATTAGTGAAGCTTTTTTTATTATATTTGGGAAGTTTATAGCACAGCGAGTTAGTCCACTTGCTATTTCAACGATTGTCAGTATCTTTGGTGCTGTACTATTTTTACCCTTTGCCCTCTATGAGGGTAATCAATTTAAGTTTGAAGAAGTATCTATTGAAGAGTGGGGGCTAGTATTTTATTTTGGTATAGTTGTAACTGTCATTGCTTTTATTCTCATGTACCAAGGTCTTTCAAAAGTTCCTGCTAGTACAGCTGGCGTATTAACCGGCGTTTTACCAATAAGTAGTGTCATTCTGTCAGTGAATATCTTAGGTGAAGAAATAACCTATACCCATCTTGTGGGAATTGTTATCACCTTAATAGCTATTTATTTGATTGCAAAACCGGAGAAGAAATATGTAATCTGAACGGTTAGTCTTTTAAGTTCTTACCTAATAATAAGGAGTTGATTGATCAA
Proteins encoded:
- a CDS encoding DMT family transporter, which produces MNEQLIPRLKIILAMIIVGSSVVAGKLIVQSFPVFLASELRFLVATIILVPILIKFEGFPSITKRDLLILFLQALSGVFLFNIFILYGLKITTAIESGIITSTIPAVTGVLAFFFLKEKLTKKVIIGILLAVLGTLTINIFGSFSVVERGTSPLFGNILIFGAVISEAFFIIFGKFIAQRVSPLAISTIVSIFGAVLFLPFALYEGNQFKFEEVSIEEWGLVFYFGIVVTVIAFILMYQGLSKVPASTAGVLTGVLPISSVILSVNILGEEITYTHLVGIVITLIAIYLIAKPEKKYVI